One genomic region from Marmota flaviventris isolate mMarFla1 chromosome 6, mMarFla1.hap1, whole genome shotgun sequence encodes:
- the LOC114082028 gene encoding olfactory receptor 6Q1-like, producing MEKVNRTLVTEFVFLRFSNSPHLQVLFFSLFLLVYLLSLVGNALIVLLVALDGRLHTPTYFFICNLSLVELWYTIVTLPKMLANFLSVQGVISVPSCITQYYFFFFLAATELFILTTMAFDRYAAICRPLHYPLLFSPQTCATLAGICWFVGFLCPMFPSFLLAQISFCTPNQINHFFCDADQIFRLSCTDTYVIQAVGYAFSTVIVLGALAFTMASYAQILATILGMASAAARRKAFSTCTAHLSIVTIYFGILIFMYVCPAVKYESNINKIVAIFYSVIIPLLNLLIYTLCHKDVKESLKVLVSQIQRICQASKQSR from the coding sequence ATGGAGAAAGTCAACCGCACATTGGTGACTGAATTTGTTTTCCTGAGATTTTCCAACTCCCCACATCTCCAGGtgctcttcttctccctcttcctcctggtCTACCTCTTGTCCTTAGTAGGAAATGCGCTCATTGTGCTCCTTGTGGCCCTGGATGGGCGCCTCCACACTCCCACGTACTTCTTCATCTGCAACCTCTCCTTAGTAGAGCTCTGGTATACCATAGTCACTCTGCCCAAGATGCTGGCCAACTTTCTAAGTGTCCAAGGGGTCATCTCGGTTCCCAGCTGCATTACTCAGtattacttcttcttcttcttggctGCCACTGAGCTCTTCATCCTCACCACCATGGCCTTTGACCGCTATGCTGCCATTTGTCGCCCTCTCCATTACCCACTGCTGTTCAGTCCCCAAACGTGTGCGACCCTGGCTGGAATCTGCTGGTTTGTGGGATTCCTCTGTCCCAtgttcccctccttcctccttgcaCAAATCTCTTTTTGCACACCAAACCAGATCAACCACTTCTTCTGTGATGCAGATCAGATTTTCCGCCTTTCCTGCACAGACACATATGTCATTCAAGCAGTGGGCTATGCTTTTAGCACTGTCATTGTCCTAGGAGCCCTGGCCTTTACCATGGCTTCCTATGCCCAAATCCTGGCCACAATCTTAGGTATGGCCTCAGCTGCAGCCCGACGCAAAGCCTTCTCTACCTGCACAGCCCACCTCTCCATAGTAACCATCTACTTTGGTATCCTCATCTTCATGTATGTCTGCCCGGCAGTAAAATATGAGTCAAACATCAATAAGATTGTGGCTATTTTCTACTCAGTCATCATCCCACTTCTTAATCTTCTCATCTATACACTCTGTCACAAGGATGTCAAGGAATCTCTGAAGGTGTTGGTGTCCCAGATCCAAAGAATCTGCCAGGCAAGCAAGCAGTCTCGGTGA